CTCCCGAGACGAGACCCATGTGAGGCAGCGTTCGGACTCCTTCCGTCAGGATGTTCGACAAGCCCCAAAAGCAAAAATGTGGTCCCCAAAGCCCTAACATATCCCTCATCATACGGTGGGCGAGGCGTGCAGACTTCACGGGCCAAGCTCTAGGCAGAGAACTGAAGATTGTCATCTTCTTAGCCAGcgcaaggagggggggggggggggggggggggtctagcCGGAGCGTTCACCCGGGATGGTGATAAGGAGGTCCTAGTGCCTCCCGCGAATGATCTCCTAAGAAGGATTTGGTCCATCGTAAAGGGTCGACGTACCACCGAGGACCAATACAATGGCAAACTCTCAAGCCCTAAGCTCCTGGTGCATGGGCCCACTTTGGTGCAATTCTTGTGGTGGCTAAGATGTCTACCCCGAGTGGAAAGATCGGGCCAATGAGGCTTGGTGTTTTCCCATTGGCATTGGAACCCCTCATCTCATGAGTTATGGACCCACATGTACCGATGGATGTAGGGATCGACATGAACATTATGCACACTGGCACCCTGGACAACATATGAGTCTCCATCTCCACCGTCGATTGGTCCATTCTCCCATCAATGAAAGGTTGCCTGTGTTCGTCATTCTCTTGTCCTGGGAAGGGTAAATCTCCTAGTCACTTCCGGCGTGCTAGGCTACTGATGGACCAATGTGCTTAGTTGTGAAGTCATGAACATGCCAGGGTGGGTACTCTGATGTTCTCAGGCTCTACTTCACGCTCGTCAAAGGCACCCCCGTTACACAAGATTACTATTCCGAGTGCCAATCCCCAAGTGAGTCACTGTCATACAAAGACATAGCCTTCAAATTCCCCAGATAGGGGGCTCCATTAGATGGGATTGTTTGCCTTCGGTGCATCACCGTGGGTGAATCTTGTGCACCGGGGGTTACCCAATGTCCCAACACTCGATGGCCCTCATCCCTGGATACGATCAGATACTCAACCTGATCTAAATGGGTAAGCGGGTAAGCGCATCATTGTGGGTCAACAACGTGCATTCGGGCTTACCCAGTATCCGAACGCTAGATGTCCGATCGGATACATTATGAGTGAAAGGGGTAAGTGGGTTAGGGCCCTCCTGCCTCGAGACCAATGTCTTGAGCATCCCAATTGCTGGCTAGGGGCTAACGGAGTCCAGCCTGAGAAGCTACATCTTCGTCTTTTGGCAATGTGATGCAGTAAAACACATGAAACCTGAGCTGGCCAAGGCCCAGGAATGTTGTACCATGCGGTGAAGGATTCTTCGAGTGCGCCATCACTCTAACAATAGCAAGGAAAATGACCACTTGGGCATCCCAAAGGAGGAAGACCTCGTTTTCACAACGGAAATGATGTTCATTGTTTGCACTGCCCTAGATAGCCACAGGAGGTGGGCTTTTCAGTTCATATAGGGTTCTGACAGATGACCACTGGGTCCTCAACTATGCGGGCACACTGAGTGAAGGGTGATCACGCCGCGCACCTCGTGGGTTGAAAGATAAACCCCTCCCAGGAGAGGCATCATGCATCATGGTTCAGGACACGGTTCTCGACGATAAGTGAGGGTGTTAACCACAGGACACTAGTTGGGGGAAGACTTCATCGGCCTACCAAACGCCACTCAATACTGTAAATGAATTAATGATATGCCCAACAATGGGCCATTAGCCAGATTCCCCCAGCTGGGAGCCAACTGGATACACTGTATTCTACCCGCCAGCAACTCTCGTCCACGGCGTCCCTACCCAGTAGGGTGGATGATGCTAGGTAACCCATCTGAGAAGCGTGAAGAGGCCATGCTCACCTTGCCCTCTGGAGCATCACCTCCACCCCGAGAGTACCCCTTGATCTCTGATGCTTCAGCAGATGCAAGGAGATCCTTCCCGTGCTGAATGCGCTTGAGTGCCGCACACGATGGAATGGCGTCCTGGGCAGCTTCGTCTTCCAAATCAGGTGGGCCATTCGGTGAAGGCGACGAACAGCTGAGAGGCTGACACTCGTGCGGAACCAGATGCTCTAAAGACCATGTCACAAAACTATTACTCAAAGGACACTGTCGAGGAAAGCCCAGAGCGACGCCTCTCCTTCTAGGCCGCTAGGTGGCCTCCCTTGACATAGGCACAACTCTTGGATTCATGTTTGCCAGCGTGTAATATAAGATACCCAAATCCTTCTTCTCCACCTCGTCCACGGCAAGGTAATCGGAGGGCATGGCCATGGAAGAATTGGAGGACTCCATGTTCCCCTCGACAGCAACATTGTTCCGTTCAAGAAACATCATAGAGGGAGGGAATCCTAGAACACCAGCACTGTGCCTTGcggggagggagggggaaggCCTGCCCTATCTTCATCGCTACCTGTCAGAGTCATCTGCTCCAAACCCCCAGCTGGTCATTCTTCTCCCACTGAAAACAAAGTCACCACTGGGTCCAGAGAAACAGAAGCATTGGAATAAGGGCAAGGCTTCCTATCCTCACCCGCCCTAGCTACCCAGGCTTTATAGGGGCACATGGGCTCGACCGTCGGCCTTGAAGCGACTCCGTGACATTTTGAATGTTAATGACATCGTGACACGAGGCCATCCGAGTAGTCAACCCTGGATCCATATCAAGTTAAGCAATGTAAGCCTAGCCACGTTGGTATACAAGGCGAAGGTTAGGGAAAGGCTCAGTGGGAAAGAGAAGAGAGAAAAAACCCTAGGATGGATGCCACCCTGAGCCACCAGTAGGGTGAGTTATAAGCACAAGACAAGATCTCGCCAGCGATCCTTTAGATCTCTCTCGACCATTGTTGGAACTAAAGACAAGCAaggcaggagtagggtattacctccttCCCGGAGGTCCCGATCTTGGGCAAATCCTCTCATTCTAACATCTTCCATTCCAATTATACCACACGCGCTCCTTCGAACAATCTCTCCATCCTCCTGACGGCACTGCCGGAACGAAACTTTGACACTTGTTCCAAAATTTAGTTAATAATTGAGTCTGTAATAGATACATattatacaatgtaaaaaaattAAATTCCTCTTTAGCTAAAAGTGTTTTCATGCTAGTGATGAAGGTACTCTCCAAGTTACCATTCTATTTACTACTTCTTGTTTCTATCAATCTACTATTCCATAAGATTGGTTGACTCTTGTGTAATTTTGTGATGAAGGAACGAAATGTTTTATTCCCCTATCACGTATGTGGCATCTTCTCTAGTGTGGTGAGGCTATAATGGCTCTTTGGCTCAAAGGATATTCATAGGATGTTAGGAGGATTTTATCCTTAGGAATTTTCACATGTATGTTGTTTAAATCCTAGGATTAATGGAATCCCCAACGAAAAAAAATCCTAAGGATGGCATTGCATTATGTTTTAGAGAACTTTCCATCAACTCAAACAACTTATTACACTTCCTTTATCTGTATATTGCCAAACACTCTTTATTTTATATTCTTATAGTTCTTTAGACATGTAGAGTTCAACATGACATAACAATGTGATACTGCATTTTATTCTATTCCTAGCTTTTGAGAATCACGTGGATCAAAGATGCCCTAACTAAAGTCATTTCATTTTCAACTCTCATATTGTCTCTTGAGTTGCATTCAAAAATCATGACTGAGCTACTTCTAATTTATAGGAGCCTGGAGCAGCTGAAGCAGAATTTAGGCGCCTTGGTACAGAGTTGGTGCTAAGAAAGTTTTTCGCTTATCGAACTCCTGGCCCACTGTTCATCCCGAAGAGCGGATGGGGCTCACCAGATGAGGAGGTGCCCTTGCCGAGTTGGAtcacggaggaggacatcaagtACTACACGACCCAGTTTGACAAGTCTGGTTTCACCGGGGGATTGAACTACTACCGTGCTTTGAATAAGTAATTATAAGTTGCTTACCTTGGAATCTTTTCCTTTTATATTCTAACCTTATGGATAATTATAATTAACTATTACCTTAACACAAACATGTGGATCTGAACTTAAAATATGATTCAAGGCTTTAAATGTTTTGCATAATGATATTTTTTACAGGTATAGATTTTTTTGGGAGAAAGAGGGACTGGATTTCTAATCAGATATATCATCAATATTCGAAATGACATACATACATACACAATTCTGTTTGAATTCTGTTCTGGATAACAAAACTAATAATATACACAATACTATAAATTTTGCTTTTTCAAAAACAATAATCAATCCATTTAGAGGTGACTAAATGAGTGAGAGAAGGTTTCTCCAAAAGGTGTTTCACGAAATATTTACCATAATTTTGTAAAGGCTGTCTCACAAGCAAGTTCACCTTTTGCTATAATGGAGCAAACGTTGTAATTTATGACACATGATATATTAATATTGTCATTTACTTGCCCAAAACTTTATACTTCTCTATTTTGTTGGTGAAAATGCCACATTGTTAAGTTTTATTGTAAATCAATGGTGTATGTCATCCGCAATACACTCGTAGAGACATAATTACTCTAGATCTCCCAAAGAAATAGTCACAAAAAGTATTTCTAGGATGACTCAGTGACACCACACAATGTTTTGGTCTAAACCACCATATTTGGTTTGTTTCTATGCAGGACATGGGATCTAACTTCACCATGGACCGAAGCTAAGATAACGGTACCAACCAAGTTCATTGTTGGTGATTTGGATCTAACATACAATACTGCGGGGGCACAAGATTTCATAAACAAAGGAGGCTTCAAAAAGTTTGTTCCATTACTGGATGATGTGGTGATAATGAAGGATGTCACACATTTCATTAACGAAGAAAAACCAAAGGAAATTAGTGCACATATAATCAACTTCATAAATAAATTCAACTAAAATGAAGTATATCAAATGCATCCTGGAATAAGGTCAAAATGTGCATGCTTGTTCGAAATTTACATTCAGGCCAGTGTATTATTGTGTTATACAGGTACACATATATGCATGCAACTATTGTTTTTACTATAAATTTCATTATTTATATCATCTGTGATGTTTAGTCCCACTACACCTGCTCCATAGGGTGTGTTCCTTGGTTGTTTCTTGGTTTTCTAGTGGAAGGCTTATTCCTTGTTAATTAAAAACAAGCCACAAGTGCTAATAACGAATGTAAAACTATGTTATGGTAATTAATACAAACCGATTGTGGGGTGATCCTTGTTTCAAAAAACAAGGTGCTAATCTCTCTTGGTCAAGTTTTTTTATAATGAACCGTTGCGCCATTGGTAAAGAGACAAACTGCAACCCGAAAGTTAAGAAAACTATTTGAAGGGTTGTTTTTGTCAACCGTCTGCAAATGATTATGTTTGTACCACATTAGTATTTGCCTTGACGATGATCACTGCCATGGCTTTTTTTGCAACACATAAGCCGTTTGCTCATCTCGTAAATGCGACAGAAAAACAACAATCAAGAAATTAGGTGAACCATTTGAACGATGTTTCTAGTGAATTGCATGTAAGTGATTATATTCATATTGCGTTCGTAATTGCCCTGTATGTTAGCAATGACAAACAACAACGATTGTTGGCCATGTGCTTCGTTGTCTAGCCAGGGCAACCCAACGACCGGATCGATACAATGCTCGACCGACCACCCATGTCAAATGACCTGAAGCATCAGAACCAAGAACCCTCACCTGAAACCACATGAGCAGAAGGAAGCAAAGCAAACCAAATAGATGATTAGTCCTGGGGGAGCGTGATGTCGCTTGAAACTGCGTTATTATTTCCCCAAAgaagaagggatgatgcagtatagctacggtatttccctcagttgtgaaaccaatgtgtcaatccagtaggagaaccaagcaacactatgtgaATGGTACCttcacacaaagaacaaatacttgcaacccgacgcgtatgaggggctgtcaatccctactgggtaacggcgccagaaattgtcaagttgacaGGAGAATATTTGTTGTAGATTGGCTCGATAAAACGCGAAATAAATAAGtaataaaaaagtgcagcaaggtatttttgggttttttggaataatagatctgaaaataaatgcgaataaaaatagatctcaaagcaaatacGATAAagagtagacccgggggccgtagatttcactagtggcttctctcgagaaataccaaacggtgggtaaacaaattactgttgggcaattgatagaagatcaaataattatgatgatatccaaggcaattatcaatatataggcatcacgtccaagattagtagactgactcttgtctgcatctactactattaccccacacatcgaccgctatccagcatgcatataatgtattaagttcatggaaaaacggagtaatgcaataagatcgatgacatgatgtagacgagatctattcatgcAGGAATaacccccatcttgttatccttaatatcaacgatacatgtgtgtcttgctgccccttttgtcactgggaaagaacaccgcaagatcgaacccatcacaaagcacctcttcccatggcaagaaaaattgagctagttggcctaactaaaccaaagattcgaagaagaaatacgaggctataaataatcatgcatataagagatcaaagaagactcaaataatattcatggatatagatctgatcataaactcaaacttCATCGGATCCCCTAGGGGGGATATAGATCTGATGGTGTTAGATTGGattcgtggttctggaacttgcggctgctggaattgtgtttcatcgactcccctagggtttctggaatatttgggaatttatagggcaaagaggcggtgcagggGGCTCCGTGGGGGGCacaacccccctgggcgcgccctggtgggttgtgatgcccacgggcctcccctctggtacttcttcggcccactaggtgtcttctggtccagaaaaaaactccaaaaagtttcactgcgtttggactctgtttggtactgatattctgtgaagtaaaaaacaagcaaaaaacaaaaattggcactgggaactatgttaataggttagtcccaaaaaatgatataaagttgctataaaatgattgtaaaacgtccaagaatgataatataacagcatggaacaataaaaagttatacatacattggagacgtattagaGCGCAGTCAGCGAGAACGTGCAACCACATACACCAACCGGCATGTCCAAAGGCCAGGTAAACATGCCAAAACACGCCATCCAGCCAGACCGCAACATCAAAAGGTTGTTATCGTTGTTTCCATCTAGTAGGCATGTCGCCCTATGTCACTCACTGATatgtctctaacgtatctataatttttgaagtATTCATACTATATTTACAtcatttatttatgtttttgGCACAATATTTATTTGAACTAACCACTAACCTATCAATCCAGTGCCAAAAGTCCAGTTCATGTTTCTATAATTTTTGGAAAAACAGGTCAAAAATTCACAAAGCCGGAACGAgctgattttttttgaatttttatggAAAATATCAGATTTTTGGGATGAAGGAATCATCGGAAGGCGGTGCCCGAGGGCTGCACATGGCCTCCTGGGGTGGCATTTGCCCCACCCACGTGAGGGACCCGTGAGGGACCCGTGAATGTTTGttccgcaagaaagctaatttcatTGGGAAAATCTGCTACTTATGAGCTGCGTTGGGGTTTTCTACGAAGAAGGTGGGGAGATGCACTACAATAGCgataagtatttcccttggtgagaaccaaggtttatcgaaccaataggagaatcaCGCAAAGCCTCGTGAACATCACctacacacacaaaagcaaatacttgcactcAACCGGGGAAGAGGGTTGTCAATCGCCTTGAACTCATtacttgcaaggatcaaatcttgtagtggtagatagataaattgcaaaacaaaataaaaaataaaaaattacagCAACGGAATtttggtttttgtaatatgataaaagtgttggggaacgtagtaatttcaaaaaaatgctacgcacacgcaagatcatggtgatgcatagcaacgagaggggggagtgttgtccacgtaccctcgtagaccgaaagcggaagcgttaacacaatgcggttgatgtagtcgtacgtcttcacgatctgaccgatcaagtaccgaacgcacggcacctccgagttcagcacacgttcagctcgatgacatccctcgaactccgatccagccgagtgttgagggagagttttgtcagcacgacggcgtggtgacaatgatgatgttctaccgacgcagggcttcgcctaagcaccgctacgatattatcgaggtgtaatatggtggaggggggcaccgcacacggctaagagatcaatgatcaattgttgtgtctatggggtgccccctgcccccgtatataaaggagcaaggggggaggcggccggcctaggaggagggcgcgccaaggggggagtcctactcccaccgggagtaggactcctcctttccttgttggagtaggaaaagggaagggagaaggagaaagaaggaagggggcgccccccctccctagtccagttcggactagtccatgggaaggggtgcggccaccctttggggcctttctctcctttcccgaatggcccattaaggcccaatacgaattcccgtaactctccggtactccgaaaaatacccgaatcactcggaacctttccgatgtccgaatatagtcgtccaatatatcgatctttacgtctcgaccatttcgagactcctcgtcaagtccctgatctcatccgggactccgaactccttcggtacatcaaaacacataaactcataatataaccgtcatctaactttaagcgtgtggaccctacgggttcgagaactatgtagacatgaccgagacacgtctctagtcaataaccaatagcggaacctggatgctcatattggctcccacatattctacgaagatctttatcggtcagaccgcataacaacatacgttgttccctttgtcatcggtatgttacttgcccgagattcgatcgtcggtatcttaatacctagttcaatatcgttaccggcaagtctctttactcgttccgtaatacatcatcccgcaactaactcattagttacaatgcttgcaaggcttatagtgatgtgcattactgagtgggcccagagatacctctccgacaatcggagtgacaaatcctaatctcgaaatacgccaacccaacaagtacctttggaagcacctgtagagcacctttataatcacccagttacgttgtgacgtttgatagcacacaaagtgttcctccggtaaacgggagttgcataatctcatagtcataggaacatgtataagtcatgaagaaagaaatagcaacatactaaacgatcgagtgctaagctaacggaatgggtcaagtcaatcacatcattctcctaatgatgtgatcccgttaatcaaatgacaactcatgtctatggctaggaaacataaccatctttgatcaacgagctagtcaagtagaggcatactagtgacactctgtttgtctatgtattcacacatgtatcaagtttccagttaatacaattctagcatgaataataaacatttatcatgatataaggaaataaataataactttattattgcctctagggcatatttccttcaaaaagtagcccaggggccatagttttcactaaaggcttctctcttgaacacATAACATATGGTGGGTGAACAGATTACTAtttggcaattgatagaaaagcgcatagttatgacgatatccaaggcaatgatcatgtatatatgctttacgtccgagacaagtagaccgactcctgcctgcatctactactattactccaccaatcggccgctatcgagcatgcatctatggtattaagtataaaaacagagtaacgccttcagcaaaatggcatgatgtagataaagtaaactcaatcaatatgaataaaccccatcattttatccttaatttcaacaatacaaatacgtgtcttgtccctttctatcactgggatatAGAGCATCGCAAgtttgaacccatcacaaagcacctctcccactgaagataaatcaatctagttggccgaACCAAACGGATATATTGGAGATAAATACAAAGTTTTAGCAATCAtacataataaagttcagaaaagactcaactGCTtctcatgaatattcagatcatcacaattcatcggatcccaacaaacacaccgcaaagaagattacatcgaatagaagtccaagaatatcgaggagaacattgtcttgaagatcatagagagagaagaagccatatagctactacctatggacctgtaggtctgtggtgaactactcacgcatcatcggaagcagcaaggatgatgtagaagccctccgtgattgattccccctccggcagagtaccggaaaagaCCTCCACATGGGATCGGGGAAGAACAGAAACTTGCAGTAGTGGAAAAATGGTTTTGGGTGGCTCTTTATTGGTTTcccaatatttgagaatttatagaagTGGATTAGGCCAGACGAAgcctcgtggggcccacaaggtaacatgtctcccccagggcgcgcc
This sequence is a window from Aegilops tauschii subsp. strangulata cultivar AL8/78 chromosome 7, Aet v6.0, whole genome shotgun sequence. Protein-coding genes within it:
- the LOC109763498 gene encoding epoxide hydrolase 3 isoform X1 — protein: MASDGVITHRHVDVNGVRLHVAEAGPAGAPVVLLLHGFPQLWYTWRHQMPALAAAGYRAVAPDMRGYGDSDAPSGGPDQYTALHVVGDLVALIDSLGEKQVFVVAHDWGALIAWSLCLFRPDRVKALVALSVAFNPRNPAVKPVDGFRALYGDDYYVCRFQEPGAAEAEFRRLGTELVLRKFFAYRTPGPLFIPKSGWGSPDEEVPLPSWITEEDIKYYTTQFDKSGFTGGLNYYRALNKTWDLTSPWTEAKITVPTKFIVGDLDLTYNTAGAQDFINKGGFKKFVPLLDDVVIMKDVTHFINEEKPKEISAHIINFINKFN